Proteins encoded together in one Cervus canadensis isolate Bull #8, Minnesota chromosome 7, ASM1932006v1, whole genome shotgun sequence window:
- the CD86 gene encoding T-lymphocyte activation antigen CD86 isoform X9, which produces MGTCDSTMGLRNTLIVMALLLSVSTIPFSGAASLKSHAFFNETGELPCHFPNTQNLSLDELVIFWQDQNKLVLYELFKGQEKPNNVHPKYIGRTSFDQDSWTLRLHNVQIKDTGSYQCFIHHKRSQGLISIHQMSSDLIVLANFSQPEISLIANQTEKSNIINLTCSSMQGYPEPQGMYVNLTTKNSTITYDAVMKKSQNNITELYNVSISVSFPIPPETNVSIICVLQLEPGKIILSLPCNIDAKSPVPSPPVPDHILWIAAVLVTVVIVCGMVFLTLKKRKKQQPGPSNECE; this is translated from the exons TTTCCACCATTCCTTTTTCAGGTGCTGCTTCCTTGAAAAGTCATGCCTTCTTCAACGAGACTGGAGAATTGCCATGCCACTTTCCAAACACTCAAAACCTCAGCCTGGATGAACTGGTGATATTTTGGCAGGATCAGAATAAGTTGGTTCTCTACGAGCTATTCAAAGGCCAAGAGAAGCCAAATAATGTTCATCCCAAGTATATAGGCCGCACAAGCTTTGACCAGGACAGTTGGACCTTGCGACTCCACAACGTTCAAATCAAAGACACAGGCTCATATCAATGTTTCATCCATCATAAAAGGTCCCAAGGACTGATTTCCATCCACCAGATGAGTTCTGACCTGATAGTGTTGG CTAACTTCAGTCAACCAGAAATAAGTCTAATTGCTAACCAAACAGAAAAGTCTAACATCATCAATTTGACCTGCTCATCTATGCAAGGTTACCCAGAACCTCAGGGGATGTATGTGAATCTAACAACTAAAAATTCAACTATCACCTATGATGCTGTCATGaagaaatctcaaaataataTCACAGAACTATACAATGTTTCTATCAGCGTGTCTTTTCCCATCCCTCCTGAAACAAATGTGAGCATCATCTGTGTCCTGCAACTTGAGCCAGGGAAGATAATTTTATCCCTACCTTGCAATATAG ATGCAAAGTCACCTGTGCCAAGCCCCCCTGTCCCAGACCACATCCTCTGGATTGCGGCTGTACTTGTAACAGTGGTCATTGTGTGTGGGATGGTGTTTCTAAcactaaagaaaaggaagaagcagcAGCCTGGCCCCTCTAATGAATGTG